A window from Esox lucius isolate fEsoLuc1 chromosome 16, fEsoLuc1.pri, whole genome shotgun sequence encodes these proteins:
- the nlgn4xb gene encoding neuroligin 4 X-linked b isoform X2, producing the protein MSPPSPPIPLSSQPSCPLYVFSMLLALPRLRGTLPYLLFLVLSLQHVASQSVVTTSQGRLRGQLTPLPSDLLGPVVQYLGVPYARPPTGERRFQPPEPPLSWPGVRNATQFSPVCPQPVEEHSLLTEMLPLWYSANLDIASTYVAQQSEDCLYLNIYVPTEEDIHDEGSLRPVMVYVHGGSYSEGSGNMMDGSVLASYGNVIVITINYRLGVLGFLSTGDQAAKGNYGLLDQIQALRWVKENIAAFSGDPDRVTVFGSGAGASCVSLLTLSHYSEDLFQKAIIQSGTALSSWAVNYQPGKYARLLGDKVGCSLEDSSELISCLQGKTYQELVEQNITPAKYHTAFGPVIDGDVIPDDPQILMEQGEFLNYDIMLGVNQGEGLQFVDGMVDSEDGVSGDDFDFAVSDFVDSLYGYPEGKDTLRESIKFMYTDWADRENPETRRKTLVALFTDHQWVAPAVATADLHAQYGSPTYFYSFYHHCQSDVSPTWADSAHGDEMPYVFGLPLIGPTDLFNCNFSKNDVMLSAVVMTYWTNFAKTGDPNQPVPQDTKFIHTKPNRFEEVAWAKYTPKEQLYLHIGLKPRVRDHYRATKTAFWLQLVPHLHNINELLQYVSSATHSPPQDTTPHSYTKRLSKGLGLGSTRHPNPPATPQAPALQGEELQVPHPVVEDYSTELSVTIAVGASLLFLNILAFAALLYKKDKRKMEHRRPPRPPPRRDLNADIAHQLQGEGLLKQLEAEALHQHSALEIHDTHNIHHTLEALDTLDTQDIYNTLDTLRLTCPPDYTLTLRRSPDDVPLMTPRSLPMTPGSHPATPMTPMTPMTPGSIVGVQPMQGYSPYSNTHLPHTHTRPNTHTHPNTHTHSTTRV; encoded by the exons atgtctcccccatctcctcccattcctctctcctcccaacCATCCTGTCCACTGTATGTCTTTTCCATGCTCCTGGCCCTGCCCAGACTAAGGGGCACCCTGCCCTATCTTCTCTTCCTCGTCCTGTCCCTCCAACATGTTGCCAGCCAGTCAGTTGTCACCACGTCCCAGGGCCGGCTGAGGGGTCAGTTGACCCCCCTACCCTCTGACCTCCTGGGCCCTGTGGTTCAGTACCTCGGGGTGCCCTATGCCCGCCCTCCCACCGGGGAGAGACGCTTCCAGCCCCCCGAGCCCCCCCTGTCTTGGCCAGGGGTGAGGAACGCCACCCAGTTCTCCCCTGTCTGCCCCCAGCCTGTGGAGGAACACAGCCTTCTGACAGAGATGTTACCTCTCTGGTACTCAGCCAACCTGGACATAGCCAGCACATATGTAGCGCAGCAGAGTGAAGACTGCCTCTACCTGAACATATACGTCCCCACGGAGGAAG ACATCCATGATGAGGGCAGTCTGCGGCCGGTGATGGTGTATGTCCACGGGGGGTCGTACTCCGAGGGGAGTGGCAACATGATGGACGGCAGTGTCCTGGCTAGCTATGGAAATGTCATTGTCATCACAATCAACTACAGGCTGGGAGTACTGG GCTTTCTCAGCACGGGCGACCAGGCAGCTAAAGGCAACTATGGCTTGTTGGACCAGATCCAAGCACTGCGCTGGGTCAAGGAGAACATTGCTGCATTCAGCGGAGACCCAGACAGAGTCACAGTGTTTGGCTCTGGGGCTGGTGCCTCCTGTGTCAGCCTACTAACCCTGTCCCACTACTCTGAGG ATCTGTTCCAGAAGGCGATCATCCAGAGTGggacagccctgtccagctggGCGGTCAACTACCAGCCAGGGAAGTATGCCAGGCTCTTAGGGGACAAGGTGGGTTGCAGTCTGGAGGACTCATCAGAGCTGATCAGCTGTCTGCAGGGGAAGACCTACCAGGAGCTTGTGGAACAGAACATCACCCCAGCTAAATACCACACCGCTTTCGGACCTGTCATCGACGGCGATGTCATTCCTGATGACCCCCAGATACTCATGGAGCAG GGGGAGTTTCTCAACTATGACATCATGCTGGGCGTGAACCAGGGGGAGGGGCTTCAGTTTGTTGACGGGATGGTGGACAGTGAGGACGGTGTCTCTGGTGATGACTTTGACTTTGCCGTGTCAGACTTCGTGGATAGCCTCTACGGCTACCCGGAGGGGAAG GACACACTAAGAGAGAGCATTAAGTTCATGTACACAGACTGGGCTGACCGGGAGAACCCTGAAACCCGGCGGAAGACGCTGGTTGCCCTGTTCACTGACCACCAGTGGGTGGCCCCAGCAGTGGCCACAGCTGACCTCCACGCCCAGTACGGATCACCAACGTATTTCTACTCCTTCTACCACCACTGCCAGAGTGACGTGTCGCCCACCTGGGCTGACTCCGCCCACGGAGACGAGATGCCGTATGTGTTCGGCCTGCCGTTGATCGGACCCACGGACCTCTTCAACTGTAACTTCTCTAAGAACGACGTGATGCTCAGCGCCGTAGTCATGACGTACTGGACCAACTTCGCCAAGACGGG AGATCCTAACCAGCCAGTGCCACAGGACACCAAGTTCATCCACACCAAACCCAACCGTTTTGAGGAGGTGGCCTGGGCCAAGTACACGCCCAAGGAACAGCTGTATCTGCACATCGGCCTAAAGCCACGAGTCAGAGACCactacag AGCCACAAAGACAGCGTTCTGGCTCCAGCTGGTTCCTCACCTCCACAACATCAATGAGTTGCTTCAGTACGTGTCATCAGCGACCCACAGCCCTCCCCAGGACACCACCCCCCACTCCTACACCAAGCGGCTGTCTAAAGGCTTGGGCCTGGGGAGCACGCGCCACCCCAACCCCCCTGCCACGCCCCAGGCCCCGGCTCTGCAGGGCGAGGAGTTGCAGGTCCCCCACCCTGTGGTGGAGGACTACTCCACGGAGCTCAGCGTCACCATCGCTGTGGGAGCCTCGCTCCTCTTCCTCAACATCCTGGCCTTTGCTGCTCTGCTCTACAAGAAGGACAAGCGCAAGATGGAACACCGCCGGCCTCCGCGCCCGCCCCCGCGCCGTGACCTCAACGCCGACATCGCGCACCAGCTCCAGGGGGAGGGGCTCCTGAAGCAGCTGGAAGCCGAGGCTCTTCACCAACACAGCGCCCTGGAGATACACgacacccacaacatccaccaCACGCTGGAGGCCCTGGACACACTGGACACACAGGACATCTACAACACCCTGGACACTCTAAGGCTAACCTGTCCACCTGACTACACACTGACCTTAAGACGCTCCCCCGACGACGTGCCCCTGATGACCCCCAGGTCCCTGCCCATGACCCCGGGTTCTCACCCTGCCACCCCCATGACCCCCATGACCCCCATGACCCCCGGCTCAATTGTAGGGGTGCAACCCATGCAGGGCTATAGTCCTTACAGTAACACGCACCTGCCCCATACGCACACACGccccaacacgcacacacaccccaacacgcacacgcactccACCACGCGCGTATAA
- the nlgn4xb gene encoding neuroligin 4 X-linked b isoform X1: MSPPSPPIPLSSQPSCPLYVFSMLLALPRLRGTLPYLLFLVLSLQHVASQSVVTTSQGRLRGQLTPLPSDLLGPVVQYLGVPYARPPTGERRFQPPEPPLSWPGVRNATQFSPVCPQPVEEHSLLTEMLPLWYSANLDIASTYVAQQSEDCLYLNIYVPTEEDIHDEGSLRPVMVYVHGGSYSEGSGNMMDGSVLASYGNVIVITINYRLGVLGFLSTGDQAAKGNYGLLDQIQALRWVKENIAAFSGDPDRVTVFGSGAGASCVSLLTLSHYSEACCVSDLFQKAIIQSGTALSSWAVNYQPGKYARLLGDKVGCSLEDSSELISCLQGKTYQELVEQNITPAKYHTAFGPVIDGDVIPDDPQILMEQGEFLNYDIMLGVNQGEGLQFVDGMVDSEDGVSGDDFDFAVSDFVDSLYGYPEGKDTLRESIKFMYTDWADRENPETRRKTLVALFTDHQWVAPAVATADLHAQYGSPTYFYSFYHHCQSDVSPTWADSAHGDEMPYVFGLPLIGPTDLFNCNFSKNDVMLSAVVMTYWTNFAKTGDPNQPVPQDTKFIHTKPNRFEEVAWAKYTPKEQLYLHIGLKPRVRDHYRATKTAFWLQLVPHLHNINELLQYVSSATHSPPQDTTPHSYTKRLSKGLGLGSTRHPNPPATPQAPALQGEELQVPHPVVEDYSTELSVTIAVGASLLFLNILAFAALLYKKDKRKMEHRRPPRPPPRRDLNADIAHQLQGEGLLKQLEAEALHQHSALEIHDTHNIHHTLEALDTLDTQDIYNTLDTLRLTCPPDYTLTLRRSPDDVPLMTPRSLPMTPGSHPATPMTPMTPMTPGSIVGVQPMQGYSPYSNTHLPHTHTRPNTHTHPNTHTHSTTRV, translated from the exons atgtctcccccatctcctcccattcctctctcctcccaacCATCCTGTCCACTGTATGTCTTTTCCATGCTCCTGGCCCTGCCCAGACTAAGGGGCACCCTGCCCTATCTTCTCTTCCTCGTCCTGTCCCTCCAACATGTTGCCAGCCAGTCAGTTGTCACCACGTCCCAGGGCCGGCTGAGGGGTCAGTTGACCCCCCTACCCTCTGACCTCCTGGGCCCTGTGGTTCAGTACCTCGGGGTGCCCTATGCCCGCCCTCCCACCGGGGAGAGACGCTTCCAGCCCCCCGAGCCCCCCCTGTCTTGGCCAGGGGTGAGGAACGCCACCCAGTTCTCCCCTGTCTGCCCCCAGCCTGTGGAGGAACACAGCCTTCTGACAGAGATGTTACCTCTCTGGTACTCAGCCAACCTGGACATAGCCAGCACATATGTAGCGCAGCAGAGTGAAGACTGCCTCTACCTGAACATATACGTCCCCACGGAGGAAG ACATCCATGATGAGGGCAGTCTGCGGCCGGTGATGGTGTATGTCCACGGGGGGTCGTACTCCGAGGGGAGTGGCAACATGATGGACGGCAGTGTCCTGGCTAGCTATGGAAATGTCATTGTCATCACAATCAACTACAGGCTGGGAGTACTGG GCTTTCTCAGCACGGGCGACCAGGCAGCTAAAGGCAACTATGGCTTGTTGGACCAGATCCAAGCACTGCGCTGGGTCAAGGAGAACATTGCTGCATTCAGCGGAGACCCAGACAGAGTCACAGTGTTTGGCTCTGGGGCTGGTGCCTCCTGTGTCAGCCTACTAACCCTGTCCCACTACTCTGAGG CATGCTGTGTATCAGATCTGTTCCAGAAGGCGATCATCCAGAGTGggacagccctgtccagctggGCGGTCAACTACCAGCCAGGGAAGTATGCCAGGCTCTTAGGGGACAAGGTGGGTTGCAGTCTGGAGGACTCATCAGAGCTGATCAGCTGTCTGCAGGGGAAGACCTACCAGGAGCTTGTGGAACAGAACATCACCCCAGCTAAATACCACACCGCTTTCGGACCTGTCATCGACGGCGATGTCATTCCTGATGACCCCCAGATACTCATGGAGCAG GGGGAGTTTCTCAACTATGACATCATGCTGGGCGTGAACCAGGGGGAGGGGCTTCAGTTTGTTGACGGGATGGTGGACAGTGAGGACGGTGTCTCTGGTGATGACTTTGACTTTGCCGTGTCAGACTTCGTGGATAGCCTCTACGGCTACCCGGAGGGGAAG GACACACTAAGAGAGAGCATTAAGTTCATGTACACAGACTGGGCTGACCGGGAGAACCCTGAAACCCGGCGGAAGACGCTGGTTGCCCTGTTCACTGACCACCAGTGGGTGGCCCCAGCAGTGGCCACAGCTGACCTCCACGCCCAGTACGGATCACCAACGTATTTCTACTCCTTCTACCACCACTGCCAGAGTGACGTGTCGCCCACCTGGGCTGACTCCGCCCACGGAGACGAGATGCCGTATGTGTTCGGCCTGCCGTTGATCGGACCCACGGACCTCTTCAACTGTAACTTCTCTAAGAACGACGTGATGCTCAGCGCCGTAGTCATGACGTACTGGACCAACTTCGCCAAGACGGG AGATCCTAACCAGCCAGTGCCACAGGACACCAAGTTCATCCACACCAAACCCAACCGTTTTGAGGAGGTGGCCTGGGCCAAGTACACGCCCAAGGAACAGCTGTATCTGCACATCGGCCTAAAGCCACGAGTCAGAGACCactacag AGCCACAAAGACAGCGTTCTGGCTCCAGCTGGTTCCTCACCTCCACAACATCAATGAGTTGCTTCAGTACGTGTCATCAGCGACCCACAGCCCTCCCCAGGACACCACCCCCCACTCCTACACCAAGCGGCTGTCTAAAGGCTTGGGCCTGGGGAGCACGCGCCACCCCAACCCCCCTGCCACGCCCCAGGCCCCGGCTCTGCAGGGCGAGGAGTTGCAGGTCCCCCACCCTGTGGTGGAGGACTACTCCACGGAGCTCAGCGTCACCATCGCTGTGGGAGCCTCGCTCCTCTTCCTCAACATCCTGGCCTTTGCTGCTCTGCTCTACAAGAAGGACAAGCGCAAGATGGAACACCGCCGGCCTCCGCGCCCGCCCCCGCGCCGTGACCTCAACGCCGACATCGCGCACCAGCTCCAGGGGGAGGGGCTCCTGAAGCAGCTGGAAGCCGAGGCTCTTCACCAACACAGCGCCCTGGAGATACACgacacccacaacatccaccaCACGCTGGAGGCCCTGGACACACTGGACACACAGGACATCTACAACACCCTGGACACTCTAAGGCTAACCTGTCCACCTGACTACACACTGACCTTAAGACGCTCCCCCGACGACGTGCCCCTGATGACCCCCAGGTCCCTGCCCATGACCCCGGGTTCTCACCCTGCCACCCCCATGACCCCCATGACCCCCATGACCCCCGGCTCAATTGTAGGGGTGCAACCCATGCAGGGCTATAGTCCTTACAGTAACACGCACCTGCCCCATACGCACACACGccccaacacgcacacacaccccaacacgcacacgcactccACCACGCGCGTATAA